The segment TTTCAAGAATAAGAAAAACAAAATAAAAAAACTATCCGAATGGTAGCTGAGGATCACTGCGTTAACAATTGCGACGCAAACTTGTAAAATATAGGTGTGATTTTCTATCATTCGGATAGTTTATTTTTGACATCATTTTTTGGTCTGTCTATTTTATCAACTGTTGGATTTATACCGCTTTTTTGGAAGAAACTGGCTTTTTGATCGAGATTTCCACTAAACCGGGAAGCTCGATCGTTGTAATGGAGTCTGGATAGTAGGAGCCTTCAGGGAGTTTTTTCAAAAAATATTCTTTTACTTCTTGGATCTCGGATGAGCGTAAGTTTCGTTTTTTGTTAATCAAAAGAATCTCGTTATGTGATGGAGCAACAGTATAGACCACGGTCGTTGATCCGTCTGTATACACTTTGACTAGCTCGGCATCTGTATTTTCAAGCTGATTTTTGACCATACGAGAATGACTATTGGTTACGTTGATCAATTTCATCTTTTTTCACCCCTCATAGTATACACGGTATACTTTTAATAACTCTATTATATATTTTCTTTTGCTGAATTGGAAAGCGATAACCCCTATTATAAGAAAAAAATAACGTTAATGAGTAAAGGGAGTCTCTAGCTGCAAGGAATCTAGAGAATAAAAAATCCAGGACAACAGCGTTGATGGGGCTGTTGTCCTGGATTCAATAACTGAAAAACCGGTTTATTCTGTTGTTTCGCCAGATTCAGACTCTTTTGGTTTAGCAGGCGCATTTTTTGCGACTACTTCGATATTGCCGTCTTTGTCTAATTTTGCTTTTAGATTTTTGATCTTTGGATGATCCAAGTAGTATTCTGCGATACCATCTTCGATCTGATCTTGGATCGTACGACGTAATGGACGAGCACCCATCGCTGGGTTGTACCCTAGATCTACCAATTTTTCTTGTACATTTTTTGGTACATCAATATGGATATTTTGTCCGCTAAGCATTTTATTGACATCTTCTAACATCAAGTTGACGATATTCAATAGATTTTCTTTTGATAATGCTTTGAATTCGATGATCCCATCAAAACGGTTCAAGAATTCCGGTGTGAAGTAATTGTTCAGCTGACCTAAAACAGAACGAGTGATTCCTTCGCGAGCAGCACCAAAGCCGACGTTCGCTTCGACTTTCCCAGTTCCGGCATTACTTGTCATGATGATCAAAGTATCTTTGAAGCTGACAGTTCGACCTTGAGCATCTGTCAAACGGCCATCATCCAAGATTTGCAAGAACATGTGCAGCACATCAGGATGCGCTTTTTCAACTTCGTCTAAAAGGATCAAGCTGTAAGGATTCCGGCGTACTTTTTCTGTTAATTGGCCAGCTTCTTCATAGCCTACATAACCTGGAGGAGAACCGATCAGTTTGGAGACACTGTGTTTTTCCATGTACTCAGACATATCGAAACGAATCATGGAGTCTTCTGAACCAAACATTTCATACGCTAATTGTTTAGCTAATTCCGTTTTACCGACACCGGTAGGACCGACAAATAGGAAAGAACCGATTGGGCGATTTTGTTTGCCTAAGCCGACACGATTCCGACGAATCGCTTTAGCTACTTTGTCGATTGCTTCATCTTGGCCAATCACATGGGCTTTCAAATCGGCAGCTAGGTTTTTCAATTGTGTTTGTTCTTTTTCTTTCAGTTCGCCAACTGGAATACCTGTTCGAGCTTCAACGATTTGTTCCATATCTTTTTCAGAGATCACCGGGATTTCTTCTTCGCTGATTTGGCGTTCTTTCATTTTTTGCAGTTTATTGATTTGATCACGATAATAAGCGGCTTTTTCGAAATCTTCTTCTTGAGAAGCTTGTTGTTTTTGTACTTCAGCATCCGCTAATTTTTTATCGATAACTTTTGGATCGACGATTTGGATCGTCAAATTTTTCTTAGAACCGGATTCGTCCAGCAAGTCGATAGCTTTGTCCGGTAAGAAACGATCTTGAATGTAGCGGTTTGATAAGACAGCCGCTGCTTCGATAGCTTCATCTGTATATTTAACATGATGGTAATCTTCATAACGAGGTTGCAGACCTTTTAAGATAGTGATGGTTTCTTCAACAGAAGGTTCATCGACTCTGACTGGCTGCAAACGACGTTCCAAAGCAGCATCTTTTTCAATGATCCGATATTCGTTGAGGGTAGTAGCGCCCACCATTTGCAATTCACCGCGAGCTAATGCTGGTTTCAAGATATTTCCCGCATCCATGTTGCCATCGCCAGCAGAACCGGCTCCTACGATTTCATGGACTTCATCGATAAATAAAATCACGTTTTGTGATTGTTTGACTTCTTCAATCAATTTTTGAATCCGTTCTTCAAATTGTCCGCGGATTCCTGTTCCTTGAACAAGCGAAGCAACATCTAAACGGATGACTTCTTTGTCCATCAATTTTTGCGGCACATCGCCGTCTACAATCTTTTGTGCGAAACCTTCGACGACGGCAGTTTTACCGACACCGGGTTCGCCGATCAATACAGGATTGTTTTTGGTTCTGCGATTAAGGATCTCGATGACACGTTGGATTTCTTCATCACGTCCTACGACTGGATCGATATCTCCTTGACGGGCTTGTTCAGTGATGTTGATCCCGTATTCATCCAATAAACCGCCGGCGTTAGGGTTTCCTTGGGGTGGTTGTCCGCCGTTGAAATTATTTCCGCCGCCGAATTGGGTAGGAGGAGTTTGTTCCGGAGCAGGTCCTTGTTGCATTTGACGAGACATTTGTCGGAATAGATCGTCAAGGCTTCCAAAACCAAAAGGATCTTGTTGCATCATATTTGGTTGACTTCCTTTTTGATTTTTGATTTTTTGGTAACAACTTTGACAATAATCTAGTTGTTTTCTTTGACCATTTACATTTGCGTATAAATGAATCGTTGCTTCATTCTTGCCACAGTTTTGACAAAGCATAGAATAGTCACGACCTTTCATCCTTTTTTCCTATGAATCAATTTTAACGCGTATCGCGTCTTTCGTAAAAAGATAAACTCAATAGAAGATCAAATCGGTCGTGTAAAACAACTGACCAAATTTGACCTTTGATTTTATTATACTGACTTTTTGATAAGATGCAACTAATTACACTCGAACAGAAGTTCTTTTCACTATTGCTTAGACTAAGCATAAAGCAGTGATTTCGCCTTCTTGTGGAATGCCAAAAAATAAGTATACTAATAATGCAGAGGAGGGAAAATGATGTTTGAAAATCCTTACGAAGAAAAATTGCGGGAGCTGCGTGACGGAACGCTTGCTGAACTTTTAGTAGAGCAGGCGGACTTTTTGACGTTTCGCGAAGCTTGGCTGAAATGCGAAGATCGCACAGCTTTCGTTGGAGAAGCCGGTCTAAACGGAAAAATCATTTATCGCTATCAAAAAAATCAGCCGCCAACGGTTGAATAAACGATTAATTAGTAGAAAACGGTTGTAACATTGATAAAAAAATGGTAATCTTTACAGTTGAAAGGGATTTTTAAATGCCTTTTTTACATTGTAAAAAGCAGAAGAAGCCCTAACAAAAAAACTTTGTTTTATAAAGGAGAACGATCGATTATGGAAAAGAAAGACTTTCGCGTAGTAGCAGAAACTGGAATTCACGCACGTCCAGCTACCTTATTAGTACAAACAGCAAGCAAATTCAACTCTGACATCAACTTAGAGTACAAAGGCAAATCTGTAAACCTTAAATCAATCATGGGCGTTATGTCTTTAGGCGTTGGTCAAGGTTCTGACGTTACAATCACAGCTGAAGGTGCTGACGAAGCAGACGCAATGGCAGCAATCGTTGATACAATGAAGAAAGAAGGATTATCTGAATAATGGCTGAAATGCTAAAAGGGATCGCCGCAAGTGACGGAGTAGCCGTTGCGAAAGCTTACCTGCTAGTTCAACCGGATTTATCTTTCAGCAAAAAAACTGTGGAAGATACAGATTCAGAAGAAAAACGTTTAGACGAAGCTTTGGCAAAGTCTACCGATGAATTGACTCAAATTCGGGAAAAAGCAGCGCAAAGCCTCGGTGAAGAAGAAGCGCAAGTATTTGACGCTCATTTAATGGTTCTTAGCGACCCAGAAATGATTGGTCAAATCAAGCAAAACGTGAAAGATAACAAAGTCAATGCTGAATCAGCATTGAAAGAAGTTACTGACATGTATATCGGTATGTTCGAAGCGATGGATGACAATGCTTATATGCAAGAACGCGCAGCTGACATTCGTGACGTTGCAAAACGTATCATGGCACATTTGTTAGGGGTTACTTTACCAAATCCATCCATGATCAACGAAGAAGTTGTTGTGGTTGCCCATGACTTGACTCCAAGTGATACGGCGCAATTAGACCGCAATTTTGTTAAAGCATTCGTAACTGATATCGGCGGACGTACTTCACACTCTGCCATCATGGCACGTTCTTTAGAAATTCCTGCAATCGTGGGAACAAAAGAAATCACTGCTAAAGTTAAGGCCGGCGATATTTTAGCTGTCAATGGGATCGCAGGGG is part of the Enterococcus mediterraneensis genome and harbors:
- a CDS encoding DUF1827 family protein; protein product: MKLINVTNSHSRMVKNQLENTDAELVKVYTDGSTTVVYTVAPSHNEILLINKKRNLRSSEIQEVKEYFLKKLPEGSYYPDSITTIELPGLVEISIKKPVSSKKAV
- a CDS encoding ATP-dependent Clp protease ATP-binding subunit, encoding MLCQNCGKNEATIHLYANVNGQRKQLDYCQSCYQKIKNQKGSQPNMMQQDPFGFGSLDDLFRQMSRQMQQGPAPEQTPPTQFGGGNNFNGGQPPQGNPNAGGLLDEYGINITEQARQGDIDPVVGRDEEIQRVIEILNRRTKNNPVLIGEPGVGKTAVVEGFAQKIVDGDVPQKLMDKEVIRLDVASLVQGTGIRGQFEERIQKLIEEVKQSQNVILFIDEVHEIVGAGSAGDGNMDAGNILKPALARGELQMVGATTLNEYRIIEKDAALERRLQPVRVDEPSVEETITILKGLQPRYEDYHHVKYTDEAIEAAAVLSNRYIQDRFLPDKAIDLLDESGSKKNLTIQIVDPKVIDKKLADAEVQKQQASQEEDFEKAAYYRDQINKLQKMKERQISEEEIPVISEKDMEQIVEARTGIPVGELKEKEQTQLKNLAADLKAHVIGQDEAIDKVAKAIRRNRVGLGKQNRPIGSFLFVGPTGVGKTELAKQLAYEMFGSEDSMIRFDMSEYMEKHSVSKLIGSPPGYVGYEEAGQLTEKVRRNPYSLILLDEVEKAHPDVLHMFLQILDDGRLTDAQGRTVSFKDTLIIMTSNAGTGKVEANVGFGAAREGITRSVLGQLNNYFTPEFLNRFDGIIEFKALSKENLLNIVNLMLEDVNKMLSGQNIHIDVPKNVQEKLVDLGYNPAMGARPLRRTIQDQIEDGIAEYYLDHPKIKNLKAKLDKDGNIEVVAKNAPAKPKESESGETTE
- a CDS encoding phosphocarrier protein HPr, whose protein sequence is MEKKDFRVVAETGIHARPATLLVQTASKFNSDINLEYKGKSVNLKSIMGVMSLGVGQGSDVTITAEGADEADAMAAIVDTMKKEGLSE